The following coding sequences are from one Chelonoidis abingdonii isolate Lonesome George chromosome 4, CheloAbing_2.0, whole genome shotgun sequence window:
- the LOC116839147 gene encoding chemokine-like protein TAFA-5 has translation MLAGWRELSAGIGATLCCLLFFWLLYSHPPKEGKELEVGTCEITALNRDLSHPRRMIAWQTARCACRRGQVAGTTKAKPACVDAQLIASKQWCGMEPCDEGEQCTLLINRSGWSCTRRLGRIKTVTVS, from the exons ATGCTGGCCGGCTGGAGAGAGCTCTCTGCAGGGATTGGTGCCACGCTTTGCTGCCTCCTCTTCTTCTGGCTCTTGTATTCTCATCCACCTAAGGAAG GGaaggagctggaggtggggacGTGTGAGATTACGGCACTGAACAGAGACCTTAGCCACCCCAGGAGGATGATCGCCTGGCAGACAGCACGCTGTGCCTGCAGGAGAGGCCAAGTCGCAGGCACAACGAAGGCAAAACCTGCCTGTGTGGATG CTCAGCTCATTGCCAGTAAGCAGTGGTGCGGGATGGAGCCCTGTGACGAAGGGGAGCAGTGCACTTTGTTAATAAATCGTTCAGGCTGGAGCTGCACTAGACGACTGGGACGAATAAAAACCGTCACA GTCTCCTGA